One part of the Vicia villosa cultivar HV-30 ecotype Madison, WI linkage group LG6, Vvil1.0, whole genome shotgun sequence genome encodes these proteins:
- the LOC131609504 gene encoding co-chaperone protein p23-2-like isoform X2 produces the protein MSRHPEVLWAQRSDKLYLTVSLTDAKDVSVKCEPHGLFTFTASKLQHESYSFTLELYGSIEPEGCKIKSSSRNILCSIQKGQRGWWKRLLKSEEKPAPYLKVDWNKWCDEDEESDSELISDDDGRFAGEDDESSDDEGMLYLPDLERARGK, from the exons ATGAG TCGCCATCCTGAAGTTCTGTGGGCGCAGCGTTCCGACAAGCTTTACCTGACTGTTTCTCTAACTGATGCCAAGGATGTTTCTGTGAAGTGTGAGCCTCATGGCTTGTTCACTTTCACTGCTTCTAAGCTTCAACATGAATCCTACAGCTTTACCTTGGAACTTTATGGATCGATTGAACCTGAG GGCTGTAAAATAAAATCGAGCTCAAGAAACATACTATGCTCAATTCAGAAAGGACAAAGAGGTTGGTGGAAAAGACTACTGAAGTCTGAAGAGAAACCTGCTCCATACCTTAAGGTTGATTGGAATAAATGGTGTGACGAAGATGAAGAATCAGATT CTGAATTGATATCCGATGACGATGGACGG TTTGCTGGCGAAGATGATGAAAGCAGTGATGATGAAGGAATGTTAT ATCTTCCTGATTTGGAAAGGGCTAGAGGAAAGTGA
- the LOC131609503 gene encoding bifunctional UDP-glucose 4-epimerase and UDP-xylose 4-epimerase 1-like encodes MASSSQKILVTGGAGFIGAHTVVQLLRDGFHVSIIDNFDNSVMEAVDRVREVVGPDLSQNLEFTLGDLRNKDDLEKLFSKTKFEAVIHFAGLKAVGESVQNPQRYFDNNLVGTINLYDVMAKHNCKNMVFSSSATVYGQPETIPCVEDFKLQAMNPYGRTKLFLEEIARDIQKADPEWRIILLRYFNPVGAHESGKLGEDPKGIPNNLMPYIQQVAVGRLPELNVYGHDYPTRDGTAVRDYIHVMDLADGHIAALRKLFATENIGCVAYNLGTGRGTSVLEMVDAFNKASGKKIALNLCPRRPGDATEVYASTDKAERELGWKAKYGVEEMCRDQWNWTKNNPWGYSGKP; translated from the coding sequence ATGGCGTCTTCATCACAAAAAATACTTGTAACCGGCGGGGCTGGTTTCATTGGCGCTCATACCGTTGTTCAGCTTCTTAGAGATGGGTTTCATGTTTCCATCATCGATAATTTCGATAATTCTGTTATGGAAGCAGTGGACCGCGTTCGTGAAGTTGTTGGTCCTGACCTTTCTCAGAATCTTGAATTCACGCTGGGAGATCTCAGGAATAAAGATGATTTGGAGAAACTCTTCTCAAAAACTAAATTCGAGGCTGTGATTCATTTTGCTGGGCTAAAAGCAGTTGGTGAAAGTGTTCAAAATCCTCAACGTTATTTCGATAATAATCTCGTCGGCACAATCAATCTCTATGATGTTATGGCTAAGCACAATTGCAAAAACATGGTTTTCTCATCGTCTGCAACGGTTTACGGCCAACCTGAAACAATACCATGTGTGGAGGATTTCAAGTTACAAGCAATGAACCCTTATGGACGGACGAAGCTTTTCCTTGAAGAAATTGCGCGAGATATTCAGAAAGCTGATCCAGAATGGAGAATCATTTTACTGAGATACTTCAATCCAGTTGGGGCACATGAAAGTGGTAAACTCGGCGAAGATCCTAAGGGCATCCCGAATAACCTCATGCCTTATATACAGCAAGTAGCCGTTGGAAGATTACCCGAGCTTAATGTTTACGGTCATGATTATCCTACAAGGGATGGCACTGCGGTACGGGACTATATCCATGTGATGGACTTAGCAGACGGTCACATTGCCGCCCTAAGAAAGCTTTTCGCAACGGAAAACATAGGTTGTGTGGCTTACAATTTGGGAACAGGTCGTGGCACATCCGTGCTTGAAATGGTTGACGCATTTAATAAAGCTTCTGGCAAGAAAATCGCATTGAACTTGTGTCCAAGACGTCCAGGAGACGCTACCGAGGTCTATGCATCTACAGATAAAGCCGAGAGAGAACTCGGTTGGAAGGCCAAATATGGTGTAGAGGAGATGTGCAGGGACCAATGGAATTGGACAAAGAACAACCCTTGGGGTTACTCAGGGAAGCCTTGA
- the LOC131609504 gene encoding co-chaperone protein p23-2-like isoform X1 — translation MSRHPEVLWAQRSDKLYLTVSLTDAKDVSVKCEPHGLFTFTASKLQHESYSFTLELYGSIEPEGCKIKSSSRNILCSIQKGQRGWWKRLLKSEEKPAPYLKVDWNKWCDEDEESDSELISDDDGRFAGEDDESSDDEGMLYLPDLERARGK, via the exons TCGCCATCCTGAAGTTCTGTGGGCGCAGCGTTCCGACAAGCTTTACCTGACTGTTTCTCTAACTGATGCCAAGGATGTTTCTGTGAAGTGTGAGCCTCATGGCTTGTTCACTTTCACTGCTTCTAAGCTTCAACATGAATCCTACAGCTTTACCTTGGAACTTTATGGATCGATTGAACCTGAG GGCTGTAAAATAAAATCGAGCTCAAGAAACATACTATGCTCAATTCAGAAAGGACAAAGAGGTTGGTGGAAAAGACTACTGAAGTCTGAAGAGAAACCTGCTCCATACCTTAAGGTTGATTGGAATAAATGGTGTGACGAAGATGAAGAATCAGATT CTGAATTGATATCCGATGACGATGGACGG TTTGCTGGCGAAGATGATGAAAGCAGTGATGATGAAGGAATGTTAT ATCTTCCTGATTTGGAAAGGGCTAGAGGAAAGTGA